One Pseudoclavibacter endophyticus DNA segment encodes these proteins:
- a CDS encoding GAF and ANTAR domain-containing protein: protein MPTSLSAATAEIRIEDLLLNSVDITEFLDSFTGILADRLSDGGDRVWCAVSLLRDKRAATVASSGPQAEALDETQVSFDDGPCLTAIRQHEVTVVSEARDDGRWAPYLAVAAEQGVRSVLGVPFELRGEAAAALNVYSNTPHCFDDVERVARICSEVLQASNALLLGVRLWRQSELAADLHAAMASRTTIDLAVGIIMAQNRCGQARALEILKNASSHRNLKLHDLAGELVESIGRETVETHFDH, encoded by the coding sequence ATGCCAACATCACTCTCCGCCGCTACCGCCGAGATTCGCATCGAAGACCTCCTGCTGAACAGCGTCGACATCACCGAGTTCCTCGATTCCTTCACGGGCATCTTGGCCGACCGGCTCTCCGACGGGGGTGACCGGGTCTGGTGCGCCGTGAGCCTGTTGCGCGACAAGCGGGCCGCCACCGTCGCGTCGTCCGGGCCTCAAGCCGAGGCACTCGACGAGACGCAGGTCAGCTTCGACGATGGGCCGTGCTTGACGGCGATCCGTCAGCACGAGGTCACCGTGGTGAGCGAGGCGCGCGACGATGGCCGCTGGGCGCCGTACCTCGCCGTTGCGGCCGAGCAAGGCGTGCGATCCGTGCTCGGCGTGCCGTTTGAGCTTCGCGGCGAGGCAGCAGCGGCACTCAACGTCTATTCCAACACGCCGCACTGCTTCGACGATGTCGAGAGGGTCGCTCGCATCTGCTCCGAGGTGCTGCAGGCCTCGAACGCCCTGCTGCTCGGCGTGCGGCTGTGGCGGCAGAGCGAACTCGCCGCCGACCTCCACGCTGCCATGGCCTCGCGCACCACGATCGACCTCGCCGTCGGCATCATCATGGCGCAGAACCGCTGCGGTCAGGCGCGGGCGCTCGAGATCCTCAAAAACGCCTCGAGCCACCGCAACCTCAAGCTGCACGACCTGGCCGGGGAACTGGTCGAGAGCATCGGACGGGAAACGGTGGAGACCCACTTCGACCACTGA
- a CDS encoding Hsp70 family protein yields MSIGHCSLSAGLARRPTRSATHVEPVPLGEAPDDHGGERRATAPAIAYVGEGGTVVVGDAALRLADDRPELAVFDIVRRVGDAVPLAIGELDVAAEDLYAAMVEWMLERVVETAGERPDRVALTHPPSWGAFRVELVRDALAERGLEGIHLVSEPIAAAQHYALTRNPGPGTAIAIYDLGGGSFDATVLRADEDGRFAVVGAPVSIPVVGGTDFEHEVRSHVLAHSGPITETAAGPDAETDAATRREATALRRDCAAAVAALSDETETSIPVATATGPTSVRLVRGEYEAMIEARVGETVEALQRAIEASGIAVDDLAAIVLVGGAAQTPVVAQQLSATFGRPIVIDDEPQLAGAYGAAALAAEFAIAEFSIAEFVAAESGADAEATELRVDDDVVESQLSAVSRRRARRATFRAARGRPAAGGRRRIGARGALIGGTAATLLAAVLVTPAIAFALSVAGPLADAGSRELGESRPTTSITAEGSGPVKPDGGAGGDHAGGGGTTPGDTSSGGTSSGGTSPHGGGSSSGAPEGSAPQPPTGGQHSGAQGETPNAQAPAGSPNGDSAGDNASAPAPAPTQQPPAPSPAEPSPAGAPPAPAPDPDAGTPTTAPQHEGDPGQ; encoded by the coding sequence ATGAGCATTGGCCACTGCTCGCTCTCGGCCGGGCTTGCTCGACGTCCGACTCGATCGGCGACCCACGTTGAGCCCGTTCCGCTCGGCGAAGCCCCCGATGATCACGGCGGTGAACGGCGCGCGACGGCGCCGGCGATCGCGTACGTCGGCGAGGGCGGCACAGTCGTCGTGGGCGACGCGGCACTGCGCTTGGCAGACGACCGGCCGGAGCTCGCGGTCTTTGACATCGTTCGCCGCGTCGGGGATGCGGTGCCGCTCGCGATCGGCGAGCTCGACGTCGCCGCCGAAGATCTCTACGCCGCCATGGTCGAGTGGATGCTCGAACGCGTGGTCGAGACGGCGGGCGAGCGCCCAGACCGGGTCGCCCTGACGCATCCCCCCTCGTGGGGCGCATTCCGCGTCGAGCTCGTTCGGGATGCGCTCGCCGAGCGCGGCCTCGAGGGAATCCATCTCGTCAGCGAGCCGATCGCCGCCGCGCAGCACTACGCACTGACGCGGAACCCCGGCCCCGGCACCGCGATCGCGATCTACGACCTCGGCGGCGGCTCGTTCGACGCGACCGTCCTGCGCGCCGATGAGGACGGGCGCTTCGCGGTCGTCGGTGCTCCCGTCAGCATCCCCGTGGTCGGCGGCACCGATTTCGAGCACGAGGTGAGGTCGCACGTCCTCGCGCACTCGGGCCCGATCACGGAGACGGCGGCAGGTCCGGACGCCGAGACGGATGCCGCGACCCGCCGCGAGGCTACGGCGCTGCGTCGCGACTGCGCCGCAGCGGTCGCTGCGCTCTCCGACGAGACCGAGACGAGCATCCCCGTCGCAACGGCCACGGGGCCCACGAGCGTGCGGCTCGTCCGCGGCGAATACGAGGCCATGATTGAGGCTCGCGTCGGCGAGACCGTCGAGGCGCTGCAGCGGGCGATCGAGGCCAGCGGCATCGCCGTCGACGACCTGGCCGCCATCGTGCTGGTCGGTGGCGCCGCGCAGACGCCGGTCGTCGCGCAGCAGCTCTCCGCAACGTTCGGACGACCTATCGTGATCGATGACGAGCCCCAGCTCGCCGGAGCGTACGGTGCCGCTGCGCTCGCCGCCGAGTTCGCGATCGCTGAGTTCTCGATCGCTGAGTTCGTGGCCGCCGAGTCCGGTGCCGATGCGGAGGCCACCGAGCTGCGGGTCGACGACGACGTCGTCGAGTCGCAGCTGTCCGCGGTCTCCCGGCGGCGTGCCCGGCGCGCCACGTTCCGGGCGGCACGCGGCCGGCCCGCAGCGGGTGGGCGCCGGCGAATCGGCGCTCGTGGCGCACTCATCGGCGGGACGGCGGCAACCCTGCTCGCCGCCGTGCTCGTGACCCCGGCGATCGCGTTCGCGCTCAGCGTCGCCGGCCCGCTCGCCGACGCCGGGTCGCGGGAGTTGGGGGAGAGTCGACCCACGACGTCGATCACTGCCGAAGGGAGCGGACCCGTCAAGCCGGACGGCGGCGCGGGCGGCGATCACGCGGGCGGTGGCGGGACGACGCCGGGCGACACATCGTCGGGCGGCACATCGTCGGGCGGCACGTCGCCTCACGGCGGTGGCTCGTCGAGCGGTGCGCCGGAGGGGAGTGCCCCGCAGCCCCCAACGGGCGGCCAGCACTCGGGTGCGCAGGGCGAGACGCCCAATGCTCAGGCGCCTGCGGGATCGCCGAACGGCGACAGCGCCGGCGACAACGCGTCCGCGCCTGCGCCCGCGCCCACCCAGCAACCGCCAGCGCCCTCGCCGGCCGAGCCGTCTCCAGCCGGGGCGCCACCGGCACCGGCACCGGATCCCGATGCCGGCACGCCGACCACCGCGCCGCAGCACGAAGGCGACCCCGGACAGTGA
- a CDS encoding DMT family transporter: protein MTTDDAAAERSRRASRLAWAGIALGVLSSICYATVNALLRSIAGEVDPFVGAMVRQLPLLAALVVGALVLRPVALNPARAEFIGPRAAAALFVTGIVALFIGNAILFYALDWVGLGISTAGYLGGLLLGSGLISWVFLNERPKPLEFVGMGAIALGLWLTSQAAPPMGDQAWVAVVGFLLAVVTGVCYSISNAVSRSSQRTPGRFIATLGLITLGAVVSVFVFLLIRDGFDLTVTFGTVTGFQLAVLLLAGLVNGAALVSITVAVHHATVTTVSMLNSLVLVFGIVFGFLFFDEPVTLFLAAGSLCILAGVIIGQLRFRRGTPTVGPPA from the coding sequence GTGACGACTGACGACGCGGCGGCGGAGCGCTCGAGGCGCGCCTCGAGGCTCGCCTGGGCGGGCATCGCGCTGGGTGTGCTGAGCTCCATCTGCTACGCGACCGTCAATGCGTTGCTGCGGTCGATCGCCGGCGAGGTCGACCCGTTCGTGGGGGCGATGGTGCGGCAGCTGCCGCTGCTCGCGGCACTCGTGGTCGGTGCCCTCGTGCTGCGCCCGGTTGCGCTGAACCCCGCGCGGGCCGAGTTCATCGGGCCGCGCGCTGCTGCGGCCCTCTTCGTGACCGGCATCGTCGCGCTGTTCATCGGGAACGCGATCCTGTTCTACGCCCTCGACTGGGTCGGGCTCGGCATCTCGACCGCCGGATACCTCGGCGGCCTGCTGCTCGGCAGCGGGCTCATCTCGTGGGTCTTCCTGAACGAGCGCCCGAAACCCCTCGAATTCGTCGGCATGGGCGCGATCGCGCTCGGCCTCTGGCTCACCTCGCAGGCCGCCCCGCCCATGGGAGATCAGGCGTGGGTCGCCGTCGTCGGCTTCCTCCTCGCCGTCGTGACCGGCGTGTGCTACTCCATCTCGAACGCCGTCAGCCGCTCGTCGCAGCGCACGCCCGGGCGGTTCATCGCCACACTCGGGCTCATCACGCTCGGCGCGGTCGTTTCCGTGTTCGTGTTCCTGCTCATCCGCGACGGCTTCGATCTGACCGTCACGTTCGGCACGGTAACGGGGTTCCAGCTCGCGGTCCTGCTGCTCGCCGGTTTGGTCAACGGCGCGGCCCTCGTGTCGATCACCGTCGCGGTGCACCACGCCACCGTGACGACGGTTTCGATGCTCAACTCGCTCGTGCTCGTGTTCGGCATCGTCTTCGGGTTCCTCTTCTTCGATGAGCCCGTCACGCTCTTCCTCGCCGCGGGATCACTGTGCATTCTTGCGGGCGTCATCATCGGCCAGCTTCGCTTCCGACGCGGCACGCCGACCGTCGGTCCTCCCGCGTAG
- a CDS encoding helix-turn-helix transcriptional regulator, which yields MTVDAVPGLFGVAQPAEARTAPAHRVGAMRLELLGESSTHHRPFDPVFADPSTTTALRDPCLAEALVREGDAHVLADPARASEHYSAALAAGAECRDVRARQAQAALAVGDTETAGRLIEQHVADAEPRDLARSVDVAAAHWAARCLPSRSAEIYRWYGVDRAGASAPLAAIALYGAGEPDGAARMLEVSAAGFPSGTGISARMCGEGLRASMAGDPALALPQLVRASSTLTVTGTLAPLPELPAAVASIVAMHSGDLAAAATVLDAAIEGRQGGPAGAPRLRLLRAWAAMLAGEASRAREECALARQHPFALAPRDELFARSLEVGLARRADDLQALMRAWEGVREFIMTVGMGLFTLLPLGELVVAAARMRDTRAVEPALAEAWALLSRLGDPPLWSSTLRWACVQAGILANRPDELPPHAAALVRASQDFPLAAALAEAGRAWVRMLGGQVEATAAEAAATRLARAGLPWDGARLAAHAAGRAAERKDMLRLLQVARELYGDRAALTAGTAQGAQRSGDVAGAPVVVRDASPSNAGRDGTAISSRTFTNGSVRKRRARGGGARASLAPVQHVPDRRPALDARLREPAAVATSPAAAEQLARRLSEREREVVRLVLAGKTYAEIGSALFISPRTAEHHIARVRRRIGASSRSEMLDVLHSAFGGRQ from the coding sequence GTGACCGTCGACGCGGTTCCCGGACTCTTCGGCGTCGCCCAGCCCGCGGAGGCCCGCACGGCGCCCGCGCATCGTGTCGGCGCAATGCGGCTCGAACTCCTCGGCGAGTCGTCGACGCACCACCGGCCGTTCGATCCCGTGTTCGCCGACCCCTCGACGACGACGGCGCTGCGCGATCCGTGCCTCGCGGAGGCGCTCGTGCGCGAGGGCGACGCGCACGTGCTCGCCGACCCCGCGCGAGCGAGCGAGCATTACTCGGCCGCCCTCGCCGCCGGAGCCGAATGCCGCGACGTGCGTGCTCGCCAGGCGCAGGCCGCACTCGCGGTCGGTGACACGGAGACCGCGGGGCGCCTCATCGAACAGCACGTCGCCGACGCGGAGCCGCGCGATCTCGCCCGGTCCGTCGACGTCGCCGCCGCGCACTGGGCTGCGCGATGTCTGCCGAGCCGGAGCGCTGAGATCTACCGGTGGTACGGCGTCGACCGGGCCGGCGCCTCGGCGCCTCTTGCGGCGATCGCCCTGTACGGCGCGGGCGAGCCCGATGGGGCCGCCCGGATGCTCGAGGTTTCCGCGGCGGGCTTCCCCTCGGGCACCGGCATCAGCGCGCGGATGTGCGGCGAGGGGCTGCGGGCGTCCATGGCGGGCGACCCCGCCCTCGCGCTGCCGCAGCTCGTGCGCGCATCCTCGACGCTCACCGTGACCGGAACCCTGGCGCCGTTGCCCGAGCTTCCCGCCGCCGTGGCATCCATCGTCGCCATGCACAGCGGGGATCTCGCGGCAGCGGCGACGGTGCTGGACGCGGCGATCGAAGGACGACAGGGCGGACCGGCGGGCGCGCCTCGGCTCCGGCTGCTGCGTGCGTGGGCGGCGATGCTGGCGGGCGAGGCGTCTCGCGCTCGTGAGGAGTGCGCCCTCGCCCGCCAGCATCCGTTCGCGCTGGCGCCTCGCGATGAACTGTTCGCGAGGTCGCTTGAGGTTGGGCTCGCCCGTCGCGCCGACGACCTGCAGGCGCTCATGCGCGCATGGGAGGGCGTTCGCGAGTTCATCATGACCGTGGGCATGGGGCTGTTCACGCTGCTGCCGCTCGGCGAACTCGTGGTCGCCGCCGCCCGGATGCGCGACACCAGGGCCGTCGAGCCGGCGCTCGCCGAGGCGTGGGCTCTCCTTTCGAGGCTCGGCGACCCGCCCCTCTGGTCGAGCACGCTGCGCTGGGCGTGCGTTCAGGCCGGCATCCTCGCGAACCGGCCGGACGAGCTGCCGCCGCACGCCGCCGCACTCGTTCGCGCCTCACAAGATTTTCCCCTCGCCGCCGCGCTCGCCGAGGCCGGACGCGCCTGGGTTCGCATGCTCGGTGGGCAAGTCGAGGCAACCGCTGCCGAAGCGGCGGCGACGCGCCTCGCCCGAGCGGGACTGCCGTGGGACGGCGCGCGCCTCGCCGCGCACGCTGCGGGGCGTGCGGCCGAGCGCAAGGACATGCTGCGCCTGCTGCAGGTCGCGCGGGAGCTCTACGGTGACCGCGCCGCGCTCACGGCCGGCACCGCCCAGGGCGCGCAGCGATCGGGCGACGTCGCCGGTGCGCCGGTGGTCGTGCGCGACGCGTCGCCGTCAAACGCGGGGCGCGACGGCACCGCGATTTCGAGCAGAACGTTCACGAACGGGTCCGTGCGCAAACGGCGCGCCCGCGGAGGGGGCGCCCGCGCCAGCCTCGCGCCCGTGCAGCACGTCCCCGATCGTCGTCCCGCACTGGATGCCCGCCTTCGCGAACCGGCGGCCGTCGCGACGAGTCCGGCGGCGGCGGAACAACTCGCGCGCCGCCTCAGCGAGCGCGAGCGCGAAGTCGTCCGGCTCGTGCTCGCGGGCAAGACCTACGCCGAGATCGGTTCGGCGCTGTTCATCTCGCCACGCACCGCCGAACACCACATCGCGCGCGTCCGGCGACGGATCGGTGCATCCTCGCGGTCCGAGATGCTCGACGTGCTGCATTCGGCGTTCGGCGGTCGTCAGTGA
- a CDS encoding DUF4383 domain-containing protein yields MKHKLSPALQVRTRGSVCYVALVTGIVFGILGVAGFIPVLTADLRGSGGQSEAVLSETLRISVINSVVYLVYGLAGVMAAISSFVATLFLLGGGVVLWLYALAVPHQSIASVVPLDRGDELLQLVLGTTMVCVAFVLQLVGRGEGGRRRGVSS; encoded by the coding sequence ATGAAGCACAAGCTCTCTCCAGCTCTCCAAGTTCGCACGCGCGGATCGGTGTGCTACGTCGCGCTCGTGACGGGCATCGTTTTCGGCATCCTGGGCGTCGCCGGGTTCATCCCCGTGCTGACCGCCGATCTCCGCGGCTCAGGCGGGCAATCCGAGGCGGTGCTCTCAGAGACGCTGCGCATCTCGGTGATCAACTCGGTCGTCTACCTCGTGTACGGCCTCGCCGGGGTCATGGCGGCGATTTCCAGCTTTGTGGCGACCCTGTTCCTGTTGGGCGGCGGGGTGGTGCTCTGGCTCTACGCCCTTGCGGTGCCGCACCAGTCGATCGCGAGCGTCGTGCCGCTCGATCGCGGCGACGAGCTGCTGCAGCTCGTGCTCGGCACGACGATGGTCTGCGTGGCCTTCGTGCTGCAGCTCGTGGGCCGCGGTGAAGGTGGCAGGCGTCGAGGAGTCTCGTCGTGA
- a CDS encoding ATP-dependent Clp protease ATP-binding subunit: MFERFTDRARRVIVLAQEEAKMLNHNYIGTEHILLGLIHEGEGVAAKALESLDISLDAVREHVQDIIGQGQQRPTGHIPFTPRAKKVLELSLREALQLGHNYIGTEHILLGLIREGEGVAAQVLVKLGADLNRVRQQVLQLLSGFQGKEQVAAGAGEQASSSPNQGSAVLDQFGRNLTQAAREGKLDPVIGREKQIERVMQILSRRSKNNPVLIGEPGVGKTAVVEGLAQAIVAGMVPETLKEKQVYSLDLGSLIAGSRYRGDFEERLKKVTKEIRTRGDIIVFIDEIHTLVGAGAAEGAIDAASILKPLLARGELQTIGATTLDEYKKHFEKDAALERRFQPIQVEEPSIAHTINILKGLRDKYEAFHKVSITDDAIVAAANLADRYVSDRFLPDKAIDLLDEAGARLRLSVLSSPPELRELDEKISTVRSEKEAAIEVQDFEKAASLRDDEKRLLGERLRLEKQWKSGDVKATGTVDSGLIAEVLSQATGIPVFKLTEEETARLVFMEDALHQRVIGQDDAIAALSRTIRRTRAGLKDPNRPSGSFIFAGPTGVGKTELAKALAEFLFDDESALISLDMSEFGEKHTVSRLFGAPPGFVGFEEGGQLTEKVRRKPFSVVLFDEIEKAHPDIFNSLLQVLEEGRLTDGQGRVIDFKNTVIIMTTNLGTKDITGGPVGFQAEGDTTTSYDRMKGKVNEELKKHFKPEFLNRVDDTIVFPQLSPNELLQVVDLFVKRLAERMLDRDMTVELDDAAKRQLIKVGYDPALGARPLRRAMQHEVEDQLSEKILRAELHGGDHVKVSYDGTEFTFDVTSTDDRLPSPNQLATNGVRTSSDGIADGLASTADTN; this comes from the coding sequence ATGTTTGAACGCTTCACAGACCGTGCGCGTCGAGTGATCGTCCTCGCCCAAGAAGAGGCGAAGATGCTCAATCACAACTACATCGGCACCGAGCACATCCTCCTCGGCCTCATCCACGAGGGCGAGGGCGTCGCGGCGAAGGCACTCGAGTCGCTCGACATCTCGCTCGACGCCGTGCGCGAGCACGTGCAAGACATCATCGGGCAGGGGCAGCAGCGGCCGACGGGGCACATCCCCTTCACGCCGCGCGCCAAGAAGGTGCTCGAGCTGTCGCTGCGCGAAGCGCTGCAGCTCGGCCACAACTACATCGGTACCGAGCACATCCTGCTCGGCCTGATCCGCGAGGGCGAGGGCGTCGCAGCGCAGGTGCTCGTCAAGCTCGGCGCAGACCTCAACCGCGTGCGCCAGCAGGTGCTGCAGCTGCTCAGCGGGTTCCAGGGCAAGGAGCAGGTCGCCGCTGGCGCGGGCGAGCAGGCGAGCTCCTCCCCGAACCAGGGGTCGGCCGTGCTCGACCAGTTCGGTCGCAACCTCACGCAGGCCGCCCGCGAGGGCAAGCTCGACCCCGTGATCGGCCGCGAGAAGCAGATCGAGCGCGTCATGCAGATCCTGTCGCGCCGCTCGAAGAACAACCCAGTGCTGATCGGCGAGCCCGGTGTCGGCAAGACCGCGGTCGTCGAAGGCCTCGCGCAGGCGATCGTCGCCGGCATGGTTCCCGAGACGCTCAAGGAGAAGCAGGTCTACTCGCTCGACCTCGGCTCCCTCATCGCCGGCTCGCGCTACCGCGGTGACTTCGAAGAACGCCTCAAGAAGGTCACGAAGGAAATCCGCACGCGCGGCGACATCATCGTGTTCATCGATGAGATCCACACGCTCGTCGGTGCCGGCGCCGCCGAGGGCGCGATCGACGCCGCCTCGATCCTCAAGCCGCTGCTGGCCCGCGGCGAACTGCAGACGATCGGCGCCACGACCCTCGACGAGTACAAGAAGCACTTCGAGAAGGACGCGGCCCTCGAGCGCCGCTTCCAGCCCATCCAGGTCGAGGAGCCGTCGATCGCGCACACCATCAACATCCTGAAGGGGCTGCGCGACAAGTACGAGGCCTTCCACAAGGTCTCCATCACCGACGACGCGATCGTCGCCGCGGCGAACCTCGCCGACCGCTACGTGAGCGACCGTTTCCTGCCGGACAAGGCCATCGACCTGCTCGACGAGGCCGGCGCTCGCCTGCGCCTCTCGGTGCTGTCGTCGCCGCCGGAGCTGCGCGAGCTCGACGAGAAGATCTCGACCGTGCGCTCCGAGAAGGAGGCGGCGATCGAGGTGCAGGACTTCGAGAAGGCCGCGTCACTGCGCGACGACGAGAAGCGCCTGCTCGGTGAGCGCCTTCGGCTCGAGAAGCAGTGGAAGTCGGGCGACGTCAAGGCGACCGGCACCGTCGACTCGGGGCTCATCGCCGAGGTGCTCTCTCAGGCGACCGGCATCCCCGTCTTCAAGCTGACCGAGGAAGAGACGGCACGTCTCGTCTTCATGGAAGACGCGCTGCACCAGCGCGTCATCGGCCAGGACGACGCGATCGCCGCGCTGTCGCGTACCATCCGCCGCACGCGCGCGGGCCTGAAAGACCCGAACCGCCCCTCCGGCTCGTTCATCTTCGCCGGCCCCACCGGTGTCGGAAAGACCGAGCTCGCCAAGGCCCTCGCCGAGTTCCTCTTCGACGACGAGTCGGCGCTCATCTCGCTCGACATGTCGGAGTTCGGCGAGAAGCACACTGTCTCGCGGCTGTTCGGCGCGCCTCCCGGGTTCGTCGGCTTCGAAGAGGGCGGTCAGCTGACCGAGAAGGTGCGCCGCAAGCCGTTCTCGGTTGTGCTGTTCGACGAGATCGAGAAGGCTCACCCCGACATCTTCAACTCGCTCCTGCAGGTGCTTGAAGAGGGCCGTCTCACCGACGGCCAGGGCCGCGTCATCGACTTCAAGAACACGGTCATCATCATGACGACCAACCTTGGCACGAAGGACATCACGGGAGGCCCGGTCGGCTTCCAGGCCGAAGGCGACACGACCACCTCGTACGACCGCATGAAGGGCAAGGTCAACGAAGAGCTCAAGAAGCACTTCAAGCCCGAGTTCCTCAACCGCGTCGACGACACCATCGTGTTCCCGCAGCTCTCGCCGAACGAGCTGCTGCAGGTGGTCGACCTGTTCGTCAAGCGCCTGGCCGAGCGCATGCTCGACCGCGACATGACGGTCGAGCTCGACGACGCCGCCAAGCGACAGCTCATCAAGGTGGGCTACGACCCCGCGCTCGGCGCTCGCCCGCTGCGCCGGGCCATGCAGCACGAGGTCGAAGACCAGCTCTCGGAGAAGATCCTGCGGGCCGAGCTGCACGGGGGCGACCACGTCAAGGTGTCGTACGACGGCACCGAGTTCACGTTCGACGTGACCTCGACCGACGATCGGCTCCCCTCGCCCAACCAGCTGGCGACGAACGGGGTCCGCACCAGCTCGGATGGCATCGCCGACGGTCTCGCCTCGACGGCCGACACCAACTAG
- a CDS encoding MFS transporter, producing the protein MALTNPIPLIGASRPDSDLASAPARPAPHDRPGQPASARQWAGLIALALAVFTICTDATVLDLAIPAISEALRPTGTQLLWIIDVYSFIVAGLLLTMGTLGDRIGRRRLLLIGSAGFAVASGIGAFATSAEMLIAARALLGIAGATLMPSTLGLIRTLFDDARQRSFAIGVWAAAAGAGTAVGPLLGGWLLERFWWGSVFIVNIPVMVVLIVAVPLLVHEARDTSPGRFDLVSAIVSIAAVVGVVYAIKEFAAHGFRLDALVAGTAGLALGWWFVRRQRRPDPMLDLSLFAIPRFSAGVASNGLSAFAFAGVLFVGSQYLQTVLGFGPLAAGLMMLPGVGISVLGSLIAAPVADRVGPGRTIAGSLVMSAAGAALLAFCGTDTSPLVFMSGYALLGVGAGVVTALASDLVVGAAPAARASNASSISETGYELGISLGVAVLGSVVLAIYRSGLELDALDPAGARVASDTIGGAMAAAHELGGVEGALIAVSAAEAFVSGMHVAAVATAIVMMVTAAVVLRLLRERPRNTA; encoded by the coding sequence ATGGCACTCACCAATCCCATCCCCCTCATCGGCGCGAGCCGACCCGACTCCGACCTCGCGTCCGCACCGGCACGACCGGCGCCACACGACCGGCCCGGGCAGCCGGCGAGCGCGCGTCAGTGGGCCGGTCTCATCGCCCTCGCGCTCGCGGTGTTCACGATCTGCACCGACGCGACGGTCCTCGACCTCGCGATCCCCGCCATCAGTGAGGCCCTCCGCCCCACCGGAACACAACTGCTCTGGATCATCGACGTCTACTCGTTCATCGTCGCCGGGCTGCTGCTCACGATGGGCACGCTCGGTGATCGCATCGGCCGCCGGCGCCTCCTCCTGATCGGCTCGGCCGGGTTCGCGGTCGCCTCCGGGATCGGGGCGTTCGCGACGAGCGCTGAAATGCTCATTGCCGCTCGCGCGCTGCTCGGCATCGCCGGGGCAACGCTCATGCCGTCGACGCTCGGCCTCATCCGCACGCTGTTCGACGACGCGCGCCAGCGCAGCTTCGCGATCGGCGTGTGGGCCGCGGCTGCCGGAGCCGGCACCGCCGTCGGGCCCTTGCTCGGAGGCTGGCTGCTCGAGCGCTTCTGGTGGGGCTCGGTGTTCATCGTCAACATTCCCGTCATGGTCGTGCTCATCGTCGCGGTGCCGCTGCTGGTGCACGAGGCGCGCGACACGAGCCCCGGCCGCTTCGACCTCGTCAGCGCGATCGTGTCGATCGCCGCCGTCGTCGGCGTCGTCTACGCCATCAAGGAGTTCGCAGCGCACGGCTTCCGTCTCGACGCGCTCGTCGCCGGCACCGCGGGCCTCGCCCTCGGCTGGTGGTTCGTGCGCCGCCAGCGCCGTCCGGATCCGATGCTCGATCTGTCCCTCTTCGCCATCCCGAGGTTCTCGGCCGGCGTGGCCTCGAACGGGTTGTCCGCTTTCGCCTTCGCGGGCGTGCTCTTCGTCGGTTCGCAGTACCTGCAGACGGTGCTCGGCTTCGGCCCGCTCGCGGCGGGGCTCATGATGCTGCCCGGCGTGGGCATCAGCGTGCTCGGCTCACTCATCGCGGCGCCCGTCGCCGACCGCGTCGGGCCGGGTCGCACCATCGCCGGCTCCCTCGTCATGAGTGCTGCCGGCGCAGCCCTTCTCGCGTTCTGCGGCACCGATACCTCGCCTCTCGTCTTCATGTCGGGCTATGCGCTGCTCGGTGTCGGCGCCGGCGTGGTGACGGCGCTCGCGAGCGACCTCGTGGTCGGGGCGGCGCCCGCGGCCCGGGCGAGCAATGCCTCGTCGATCTCGGAGACGGGATACGAGCTCGGCATCTCACTGGGTGTCGCCGTGCTCGGCAGCGTCGTGCTCGCGATCTACCGGTCGGGGCTCGAGCTCGATGCGCTTGATCCCGCCGGGGCGCGCGTCGCCTCCGACACCATCGGCGGGGCCATGGCGGCGGCCCACGAGCTTGGCGGAGTCGAGGGCGCACTGATTGCGGTGAGCGCCGCCGAGGCCTTTGTCAGCGGGATGCACGTCGCGGCGGTCGCGACGGCGATCGTCATGATGGTCACGGCCGCGGTCGTGTTGCGACTCCTCCGTGAGCGGCCCCGTAACACGGCGTAG